The segment CTCGTTGATATTATACATTTTTTAAAAGTAATTAATTATAAATTCATATCTTTAATCATCTTGATTTTAAAATAAAATATTATTCTTTCATTATTTTTTGTTAATCCAACTGAAATTTCATATTTTTCAAATTAATTACTATAATTTTATATTTGTAATTATTTAATAATATATTTTAATTATTCTAATCTAATTTAATCACATATCATGGGCATATAAAATCTATTTTTTTCATGAGGTGCCATGTTATATAATAGTAAAGAATAGATATTTAAATAAACAAATATAATAATGAAAATAACAATTATGTTTTAAGGAGATACATATTATGAAAGTATTAGGAATCGTAGGAAGTCCAAGAAAAGATGGAAACTGTGACGTATTAGTAAAAAAATTTTTAGACAATGTAGAAGGAGATACCGAATACATATTTTTAAATGAAAAACAGTTACATGGTTGTAATGCATGTATGGGATGTGTTGAAGGTGATTGTGTAATTGATGATGATGGAAACAGCATTATCAAGTCATTACTTGACTGTGACATTTTAGTATTTGCATCACCTATATACTATGGACAAATCACAGCACAAGCAAAAGCATTCATCGATAGATTCTATCAAATATCCAGAAACCCTGAAAAATCATTGGAATCAAAAAAAGTGGTTACAATCTTTACACAGGCACAACCTGAAAATGTATTCGGCGATTATATTGACTCATTTAAAGTCATGCCATTTGGATTTATGGGTATGGAAGTAATAGGTAACATTACCGCTATGGGAACTCAGGACAAAGGTAATGAAGAAGAACTTGAAAAATATATAGAAGAAGTAAAAGACATAGCCAGATCAATTAAATTATAATCGATCTATTCTTCTTTTTTTTAAGTTTCTTTATGAAACAATACTTATTTTTTTAGCACTACTTTATTTAAATTTTATTTCTGAATTCATTAATTTATGTGACTTATATTGATTAGTCTTCTCATTTCAAGGTTTAAAAAAATATAAAAAAAGATTCAAGGAGTAAACTCCTTTTTTTTATGAATATTATTTGGTGTTTAAATAAAGTGGTGTAATCAGACTAGCAGTCTTCCATACTGCCGTCCATAAAGCTACCATAACCTTTGAAGTCCATTAATCCATGACCGGAGAAGTTAACTACAATGGTTTTTTCTTCACCTGTTTGTTTACATTTCTGTGCTTCATCGATAGCTACTTTTATTGCATGGTTTGTTTCAGGTGCCGGGATGACTCCTTCGCATTTTGCAAACATTTTACCTGCTGCAAATACTTCCGTTTGATGTGCCGTTCTTGGGGTGATGTATCCCTCATTCTTAAGTAATGATACCTGTGTGTTCATTCCATGGTATCTGAGTCCACCTGCATGTACTGATGGGGCTACAAAGTTATGACCAAGTGTAAACATCTTTAAAAGTGGTGTAAATCCTACTTCGTCACCGAAGTCGTAAGTGTATTCACCTTCTGATAATGTTGGACAAGCTGATGGTTCAACAGCTAAGAATTCACAGTCGGTGTTTCCTTTGATTTTTTCTTTAATAAATGGGAATAATGATCCTCCGAAGTTACTTCCTCCACCTACACATGCAATCATGGTATCAGGTTCTTCTTCAGCTATTTCGAGTTGTGTTTGAATTTCCTGGCCGATAACAGTCTGGTGTAATATGACGTGGTTTAATACACTACCAAGTGTGTATTTTGTTTTTTCATCACTTAATGCATCTTCTACCGCTTCGGATATTGCTATACCTAATGAACCAGGATGATCAGGTGTTTCTTCCAATATTTTTCTTCCGACTGCTGTCTGGTTACTTGGGGAGGCATAAACGTTTCCATCGTATAGCTGCATAATTGTTTTTCTGAATGGTTTTTGATCAAATGATACTCTTACCATATAAACTGTACAGTCTAAGTCCATGAGAGATGCCGCTAATGATAATGCGGTTCCCCATTGACCTGCACCGGTTTCTGTCGTTAGTTTTTCAACACCTTCTTTTTTTGCAAAGTATGCCTGTGCTATTGCACTGTTTAATTTATGACTTCCCGTTGGGGATGTATCTTCTCGTTTATAATATATCTTTGCGGGTGTGTTTAGTTTTTCTTCCAATCCTTTTGCTCTGCAGAGTGGAGTTGGTCTTCCAAGTCTTTGGTATAACTCTCTTACTTCTGTAGGAATTTTTATATATCTTTCTGTTGAAAATTCCTGTGCTAAACATTCATTTACGAATATGTCTGGTAGTGTGCTTATCTGGTCTTTTCCTTCACTGTTTTTTGGTGCAGGTAATTCAACTGGTAAATCTGCATTTATATTATACCAATTTTTTGCCACATCGTCACTTGTTAATTCTATTTTATATTCCATTTTTTTCAATCCAATTGTTGTTTTTCAAATAATAATATGATAATTTTCATTAAAACTTTTTTTAATTAAAATATTTTTATTCTTGAGTAATATATTTGTATATTGTATTATTTATAATTCGTTATCTTTTTTCTATCCCTTGTAATTTATAAAAAAGCTTTACAAATTAAAACTTTTGCGATAATTCTTTAAATGTTTAAAAACAAA is part of the Methanosphaera sp. BMS genome and harbors:
- a CDS encoding TrpB-like pyridoxal phosphate-dependent enzyme; translation: MEYKIELTSDDVAKNWYNINADLPVELPAPKNSEGKDQISTLPDIFVNECLAQEFSTERYIKIPTEVRELYQRLGRPTPLCRAKGLEEKLNTPAKIYYKREDTSPTGSHKLNSAIAQAYFAKKEGVEKLTTETGAGQWGTALSLAASLMDLDCTVYMVRVSFDQKPFRKTIMQLYDGNVYASPSNQTAVGRKILEETPDHPGSLGIAISEAVEDALSDEKTKYTLGSVLNHVILHQTVIGQEIQTQLEIAEEEPDTMIACVGGGSNFGGSLFPFIKEKIKGNTDCEFLAVEPSACPTLSEGEYTYDFGDEVGFTPLLKMFTLGHNFVAPSVHAGGLRYHGMNTQVSLLKNEGYITPRTAHQTEVFAAGKMFAKCEGVIPAPETNHAIKVAIDEAQKCKQTGEEKTIVVNFSGHGLMDFKGYGSFMDGSMEDC
- a CDS encoding flavodoxin family protein, with translation MKVLGIVGSPRKDGNCDVLVKKFLDNVEGDTEYIFLNEKQLHGCNACMGCVEGDCVIDDDGNSIIKSLLDCDILVFASPIYYGQITAQAKAFIDRFYQISRNPEKSLESKKVVTIFTQAQPENVFGDYIDSFKVMPFGFMGMEVIGNITAMGTQDKGNEEELEKYIEEVKDIARSIKL